A genomic segment from Clostridia bacterium encodes:
- the queA gene encoding tRNA preQ1(34) S-adenosylmethionine ribosyltransferase-isomerase QueA yields the protein MLTREFDYDLPKELIAQEPVEPRDASRLMVVNRAAKTLDHRIFREITGYLCPGDVLVLNNTKVMPARLYGVKADTGARIEVLLLHRLGTHRCEALVKPGKKVKLGTTIIFGDGELTARAVEYTAQGGRILELEYEGVLEELLDKLGKVPLPPYITHELKDPRRYQTVYGKHPGSAAAPTAGLHFTDRLLREIELLGVEIVEVLLHVGLGTFRPVVAERVEEHHMHSEYFRIDESAALRINRAREAGHRVIAVGTTSVRVLETAARDTGEVVPQSGWTDIFIYPGYRFKAVDGLVTNFHLPKSTLLMLVSAFAGFDLIKSAYEEAIKAKYRFFSFGDAMLIL from the coding sequence ATGCTAACCAGGGAATTTGACTATGACTTACCAAAAGAATTAATTGCGCAGGAGCCGGTGGAACCGCGTGATGCATCCCGTTTGATGGTGGTAAACCGGGCGGCTAAGACTTTAGATCATAGGATCTTCAGGGAAATCACCGGTTATCTTTGCCCCGGCGATGTGTTAGTGTTAAACAATACCAAGGTGATGCCTGCCCGTCTATATGGAGTGAAGGCGGACACCGGCGCCCGGATCGAAGTACTGCTGCTGCATCGATTGGGTACCCACCGGTGTGAAGCCCTGGTTAAACCGGGCAAGAAGGTTAAGCTGGGCACCACCATCATTTTTGGCGACGGGGAGTTAACGGCCCGGGCAGTGGAGTATACTGCTCAGGGCGGGCGCATTCTGGAGCTGGAGTATGAGGGTGTCCTGGAAGAACTCTTGGATAAGCTGGGGAAAGTGCCCCTGCCCCCCTACATCACCCATGAATTAAAGGATCCCCGGCGTTATCAAACGGTGTACGGCAAACACCCGGGTTCCGCTGCGGCCCCAACCGCCGGGCTTCATTTTACGGACAGGCTGCTGAGAGAAATTGAACTCCTTGGTGTAGAGATTGTGGAGGTGCTGTTGCATGTGGGTTTGGGTACTTTCAGGCCGGTGGTGGCGGAAAGAGTGGAAGAGCACCACATGCACAGCGAGTATTTCCGCATCGATGAAAGTGCCGCCTTGCGCATTAACAGGGCCAGGGAGGCCGGTCATAGGGTAATAGCCGTGGGAACTACCAGTGTCCGGGTCCTGGAAACGGCAGCCCGGGATACGGGCGAGGTTGTGCCCCAAAGCGGTTGGACGGATATTTTCATTTACCCCGGCTACAGGTTTAAAGCGGTAGATGGCTTGGTTACCAATTTTCACTTGCCGAAATCCACTTTACTGATGCTGGTTAGTGCTTTTGCCGGCTTTGATTTGATCAAAAGTGCCTACGAGGAAGCGATCAAGGCCAAGTACCGCTTTTTCAGTTTCGGTGATGCCATGTTGATTCTGTAG